The DNA window TTGTACGTGAATACATTTGTTCATATTGCGTGTAATTATATTTGAGATATGTGGGCACGAGGAGAGGTAAGAGATAGGAGGTAAGAGGTAAGAAGAACACAAAAAATGCGTTTTTCTTAACTCTTAACTCTTAACTCCTATCTCTACTCTTGCTTCTTGAATCCTGCGTTCTGGTGGTTTGGCGCTATGGCAACACCCGTTCCCATTCCGAACACGGAAGTTAAACGTAGTTGCGGCGATGATAGTCCTAATGGGCGAAAGTAGCTTGCCGCCAGAACATAGGATTCAAGGTTTTCAATAGTTTAGTAAAAAGCACCCTTCGACAAGCTCAGGGTGCTTTTTGTTTACCGTGAGGTCGGACCTCACGAATGACAAGACGAGGTTGAGTATGCGATAATATACCAATAGTTCTTATCGTTTAATATTATTTATAATTTTATGGAACCAAATACAAACGTTAACCTCCCTACGCCAAATCAGAATCAAATTGAAAGTTCAAAACTCCTAGAGGGTCCAGTAAGCCTTTTTATTTCAGCTTGGCAATTATTCAAGAATAATTGGAAAGTGATTGTCCCTATTGTCATAGCTCCTACAGCTGTGATGTATATCGGTCAGATTTTTGCTATGACCAGAAACCCATTGTTAATTCTTATCGCGATTATTATGATTTTGGTGGCAATTGTATTCTATGTTCCTATGCAATCAGCGGCTATAGGTGCTATTCATAGATTGTCTACAGAGCCTGGTGTAGCTATAAAATTCAAAGATCAGTATAAGTTTGGATTCAAATATTTCTGGTCTGTTATTTTGTTGGTCATTATTCAGACATTAGTATTCTTTGGTTCAGCTGTATTTTTAGTCATCCCTGGAATAATAGTCGGAGTCTATGTTGGAATGTACCTATTTACTCTTGTATTGGAAAATAAAAAAGGCCTTTCTGCACTAGAAGAAAGTTATAGCTTGGTTAGTGGTAGATGGTTTGAAACATTTGGCCGTATTCTCTTCTTGGCCCTTGTTTATATTATTGGAGCTATTGTTCTGGCTGGATTAGCTTTTATCATCCAGTCACTTTTGAGTATTCAGCCAAAATCTACAGGTGAAGTAGTTTTGGGAATAATCCTTAATTTAGGATTGACTACGGTATTGAGTCCATTAGCTTTGATATATATGTACAAACTCTACAGTTCTTTGAAGGTAACACGTCTACCAAATGTTGTTACAGCTACATTCAAAAAATGGTTGATTGCTTTTATGGTTATAGGTGTTCCGGTTATGGTCGCATTAATTTGGGCTCTGTCCACAAGTCCTCTTTCATAGTATAAATCCCTAACCTTTCCTCATGATATCTTGGTCCTCAAAAAGAAAATTATTGTATGCAACTATTGCTGGTGTAATAGTTGTTGGTGGTATTGGTGTACCAGCATTTCTTGTTTTCTACAAAGCCCCGACTTGTTTTGATGGTATCCAGAATGGTGGTGAACAGGGTTTGGATTGTGGAGGTAGATGTTCTCTTCTTTGCCAAAGTTCCTTTACGTCTCCTAATGTTGCTTGGACACGATTGGAAAAGGTTGCACCAGAGCTTTACAATGTCGCTACTTATATAATCAATCCAAATACAGAAGGTGAAGCAAAAAATGTTCCATATCACATGTCTTTGTATGACAAAGACGGGATCCTTATTATTGATCAAGCTAGTACGATAACACTGCCACCACACAGGAACACATTGGCTTTTCAGGGGGCTGTGAATGTAGGGAAGCGAATACCAACCAAAGTCTCGTTTGAATTTACGTCTGTTCCAAATTGGTATAAAAAAATAGATACACTTTCACCTATCGTTGTTGGTAACAAAGATTATCGTGAGGATTCTACAGGTTCTTCACTTCAAGTCAGTTTGAAGAATAATAGTTTAGAGACAATCGGTAGGATAAGTGTCTTTGTTGTTTTATATAACAAGGAAAATGATGCCATCGGTTTTTCTAAGACAACCTTAGATCAGATACCTCCACAATCAACCGAAGTCGCACCTTTCACTTGGAATATCAACAGAAACGGTGAAGTGATTTCCATTGAAGTGCTCTATGTGGCAGAATAGGGAGGTGAAACTTTCATTATTTTCAATATCAAAGATTGGTGCTAAAGAAAACCTAGAATCATCACATATAGATTGGTGGCTATTTTTTTCTGTTATACCAGTTCTAGCGGCTGGTTTGATTACGATGTATTCCTTTACGGGGGATAATTATTTTGCATTTCATCAGATAGCGGTGATAATCTTTTCGGTCATTGTATTTTTTGCGGTTAGTTTTATTGATGCAAGATCACTTCGTTCTACGTCAGTTTCTGTAACCTTGTTCCTTGCGACGACAGGACTTCTCAGTGCATTGTTTGTTCTTGGTAAAGTTTCTCATGGTGCTCAAAGTTGGTTCAATTTTGGTTTTTTTTCATTTCAACCTTCAGATTTTGCTAAAATAGTTCTAGTTATAATTCTTGCAAAGTATTTTTCTAGACGTCACATAGAAATCGCCAATGTTAGACATATTTTAGTTTCTGGTTTTTACGCTTTCTTATTTTTTATTTTAGTTTTGGTTCATCCAGACCTTGGATCGGCCATGATTATTGCTCTTATTTGGCTGGGCATGATTATGGTCTCTGGAGTTTCAAAGAAACATCTGTTAGCAATGATAGTTCTTGCGTTGGTTAGTTTCTCTCTGCTTTGGAGTTTTGCTTTCAAAGAATATCAAAAAGATAGAATACGTAATTTCGTTGACCCTCTCTCTGACATTCGTGGGGCTGGCTATAATGCTTACCAATCAACTATTGCTGTTGGCTCAGGTACTTTTTGGGGCAAGGGAGTGGGTTATGGTACACAATCACGCTTGAAATTTCTACCTGAATATCAGACGGACTTCATTTTCGCCGCTTTTGCCGAAGAATGGGGTTTTGCAGGGGTTGTGATTCTATTCACTCTCTATGGAATAATAATCTGGAGAATTATAAAGTCAGCGATGAAAGGTTCCACCAATTTTGAAATACTTTTTGGTGCTGGTACGGCTATATATTTTATCGTGCATATAGGTATTAATGTTGGAATGAATATACAGCTTTTACCAGTCACAGGTACACCCTTGCCATTTATGAGTTATGGAGGCACGCACATCCTTTCAGAATTCATCCTCCTTGGACTACTTATGTCAATGCGTAGGTATTCTAGAACCGTTCATAAGGATATGGCTAGGAATGAGTTTTTAGGACCGCAGTAATAGGTTGTACTGTTAACATATTTTTTAGTATAAACGGTAAACAGAGTGTTATAATACAAGTATATGGTCAATTTGTCCGAATCAGAAGTTATATTAGAACCGTCAGACACATCATTGGATGTGCTAGTAGACACACCAAGAGATGTACCGTTAGATGCACCTACAGATATTTCAGCAGAACAGCTCAAAGATCGTCGTTTACTCGGTTTTCTCATATTAATAATCATTGCGACAATTATTATAAGTCTAGTTTTATTGTGGAATAATTATAAACAACAAAATAAACTGGAAGTCTCAAATATAAGTAACAAAACGCTTTCTACTCCAGTTCAAATTGCCGATGAGTTGAAAAGGTCAGAAGTTGTAATATCTAGCAAACAAAAAGCCGATATTGCTGTGGAGTTGAGAAAGGCAACTGTTAATCAGAGTGGTAAACAAAAATCTGATATTTTCAATGAAATTAATAAATCTTTAAAATAATAATAAATTATGAAAAATTTTTCACCAAGTTTAACAAAGATTGCCTCGGCCACCGGATTATTTTTTGGGATTTTTGCTATATCGGCACTTGCGTCAGATTGGATTCCTGCTACTGGTATAGCGCCAAATAACAATACCCCGGCACCTATCAATGTCAGCACAAAAGCCCAGTACAAATTGGGATCTTTGGCTATTGGTACAGCCAGTCCAAGTGTAAATCCTGCAACTTTGTTAAATAACTATGCTCTTGAAGTTGAAGGGTCGGGGTGGTTCCAAGGCGGTTTGGGTGTTGGTGGACTCACTATAACAAATACTTTGAAGGTTGGTGGTAATGATTCTGATAAGCCGGGTTATGTCTT is part of the Candidatus Paceibacterota bacterium genome and encodes:
- the rodA gene encoding rod shape-determining protein RodA; translation: MWQNREVKLSLFSISKIGAKENLESSHIDWWLFFSVIPVLAAGLITMYSFTGDNYFAFHQIAVIIFSVIVFFAVSFIDARSLRSTSVSVTLFLATTGLLSALFVLGKVSHGAQSWFNFGFFSFQPSDFAKIVLVIILAKYFSRRHIEIANVRHILVSGFYAFLFFILVLVHPDLGSAMIIALIWLGMIMVSGVSKKHLLAMIVLALVSFSLLWSFAFKEYQKDRIRNFVDPLSDIRGAGYNAYQSTIAVGSGTFWGKGVGYGTQSRLKFLPEYQTDFIFAAFAEEWGFAGVVILFTLYGIIIWRIIKSAMKGSTNFEILFGAGTAIYFIVHIGINVGMNIQLLPVTGTPLPFMSYGGTHILSEFILLGLLMSMRRYSRTVHKDMARNEFLGPQ